TCATGCTAAATAGATTTGTCAACAGGTTTCGCATAGGATTATAAGAAAAACTTTTTCCAAACAAAAATAGGGGTCCAGATTATCTGGACCCCTATTTTTATTTCTTAGAAATATTTAATTCCCATCGCTTCTTTTACTTCTACTAATGTTTGTCCAGCAACCTCGCGCGCAGCTTGACTACCATTTTCAAGCATACGGAACACTTCTCCCATATCCTTGGCATACTCTAAACGACGTTCACGAATTGGAGTCAACTCACGTTCTAAAATTTCTAGAAGATAACGTTTTGTTTTCACATCTCCCAAACCACCGCGCTGATAATGTTCCTTCATTTCAGCAATTGTAACAGCATCTTCTTCGCGACCAAAGATATCAAGATAATGGAAAACCATATTACCTTCGATTTGGCCTGGATCTTCCACACGAATATGATTTGGATCAGTATACATGCTCATAACTTTTTTACGAACAGTATCCTCATCATCAGAAAGGAAGATTCCATTACCCAAGGATTTAGACATCTTAGCATTACCATCTAGACCTGGGAGGCGTCCTGCAGCCTCATTTTCAGGGTAGATTCCCTCTGGTTCAACCAAAATATCGCAGTTGTAAGTATGATTAAAACTACGTACAATTTCACGTGTCTGCTCAATCATTGGCTTTTGGTCATTCCCCACAGGAACATAATTAGCTTTAAATGCCGTGATATCAGCTGCCTGAGAAATTGGATAAACTAGAAATCCTGTTGGAATAGATTCTCCGAAGCCTTTTTGAGCAATTTCCGTCTTAACTGTTGGATTACGCTCTAAACGAGCCAATGAAACTAGGTTCAGGTAATACATAGTCAACTCAGCTAACTCAGGAATCTGACTTTGAATAAAAATAGTCGACTTCGCTGGATCCAAACCTACAGAAAGATAATCTAAAGCAACATTCCCAATCGATTCTTTTATAATTTCTGATTCTTTAGCGTGATCAGTAAGGGCTTGCTGGTCAGCTAAAAATACAAACATCTTGTATTTATCTTCGTTTTGTAACAGTACACGATTCTTTAGACTACCTACATAGTGTCCAAGATGTAGTTTTCCTGTTGGACGGTCTCCCGTCAAAATAATAGGTTTCGCCATATAATTACCTCTCTAATATAAAAATCCCCACGCAAAAATATGCGTGAGGGCGTTAATCACTTTTGATACGCGGTACCACCTCAGTTGATAACTCTTTGTAAAGCTATCATCTCAAAACTTCTCAACAAAGAAGTTGCACG
This region of Streptococcus thermophilus genomic DNA includes:
- the trpS gene encoding tryptophan--tRNA ligase produces the protein MAKPIILTGDRPTGKLHLGHYVGSLKNRVLLQNEDKYKMFVFLADQQALTDHAKESEIIKESIGNVALDYLSVGLDPAKSTIFIQSQIPELAELTMYYLNLVSLARLERNPTVKTEIAQKGFGESIPTGFLVYPISQAADITAFKANYVPVGNDQKPMIEQTREIVRSFNHTYNCDILVEPEGIYPENEAAGRLPGLDGNAKMSKSLGNGIFLSDDEDTVRKKVMSMYTDPNHIRVEDPGQIEGNMVFHYLDIFGREEDAVTIAEMKEHYQRGGLGDVKTKRYLLEILERELTPIRERRLEYAKDMGEVFRMLENGSQAAREVAGQTLVEVKEAMGIKYF